One window from the genome of Magnolia sinica isolate HGM2019 chromosome 4, MsV1, whole genome shotgun sequence encodes:
- the LOC131244167 gene encoding uncharacterized protein LOC131244167: MTSRDSGRARWSDLEKKILIDCCLEEAHKGGRSGSSLTKQAWNKLIIELKKRTGKEFNQKQLKNLWDYLKVQYTAWIKLISITGHGYNALTGQFDWPEERWDEYIKANKNAAQFRNRPLSFENELRALFEGFVATGAEAYTTHSDNLPEEYFGSSSQIPSNTPMSENEINLGSLNVNINSATKECQQAPLVDLEAHQRKRHKPNSKKDIQSSVDALIHQLEKTDAEGPTIKECLMKLNSMLSIRRPDPLYFKALKSFTQKKENREVWILLEEEEDMKLWIETLD, encoded by the exons ATGACTTCAAGGGATAGTGGCAGGGCAAGATGGAgtgatttggagaaaaaaataCTTATTGATTGTTGTCTTGAAGAAGCACATAAGGGTGGTAGGTCAGGTTCAAGCTTGACCAAACAAGCATGGAACAAATTAATAATTGAGTTGAAAAAGCGTACAGGAAAAGAATTTAATCAAAAGCAATTGAAGAATTTATGGGATTATCTGAAAGTACAATATACTGCGTGGATAAAATTAATAAGCATTACGGGACATGGGTACAATGCATTGACGGGCCAATTCGATTGGCCTGAAGAAAGATGGGACGAGTACATAAAg gcAAATAAGAATGCAGCTCAATTCCGAAATAGACCACTATCATTTGAGAACGAATtgagggccttatttgaaggttttgttgcaacTGGTGCTGAAGCCTACACAACACATAGCGACAATCTTCCCGAGGAGTATTTTGGGTCGTCATCTCAAATACCTTCAAATACACCTATGAGtgaaaatgaaatcaatttaGGCAGTCTCAATGTTAATATAAATTCAGCTACTAAAGAATGCCAACAGGCACCGCTTGTCGATTTAGAAGCTCATCAACGCAAACGGCACAAACCAAATAGCAAGAAGGATATCCAAAGCAGCGTAGATGCACTCATACATCAGTTGGAAAAGACAGATGCAGAAGGACCCACTATCAAAGAATGTTTAATGAAATTAAACAGCATGTTATCAATAAGAAGACCAGATCCATTATACTTTAAAGCTCTAAAATCGTTTACCCAGAAGAAGGAGAACAGAGAAGTGTGGATCCttctagaagaagaagaggatatgAAGCTTTGGATAGAGACTTTAGATTAG